One part of the Sorangiineae bacterium MSr11954 genome encodes these proteins:
- a CDS encoding xanthine dehydrogenase family protein molybdopterin-binding subunit — MSNVIGTNVPRTDGASKVTGAALYIDDYAAEGELYGATVRSSVPRGILRGIRKDPAFDWTGITVVTAEDIPGDNVVMLIEDDQPVLASKVIQHVYEPVALIACADPVRLQRAMKAITLDIEPLPPVLTMDEALAKEERIYRDDNVFKSYVIRHHVDDGDEQKNIDAILARCDVVLSGRYEVHHQEQLYIEPQGMIAWWDDAGVHVTGSLQCPYYVHKAMKRAFALEGEKVHVAQSVTGGGFGGKEEYPSVVAVHAALLARAAKRPVRLIYGRKEDIEATTKRHPARLEITTGCDEDGKLVALKFDCVMDGGAYATLTAVVLSRGVLHAAGAYEWKHARVAGRAVATNTPPNGAFRGFGAPQTIWGIERHMDRLAEKLGMDPLDLRKKNLLKIGSSTVTGQIIKESCGVEECIERAVQDSGYYEKRAAYAKDAGDAAAAQRRGIGVSVFMHGAGFTGSGERRLKGKVQIDLERGGKLRIRTASTDIGQGTETVFRQIAASAAGVPLDAIEFETPCTTNVPDSGPTVASRTVMVVGSIVSTAAKQIGDKVRAAGGAIADHAAFAAAGDRLLDSAKEPVTALVQYEPPVANQWDDDAYQGDAYPTYSWGCDIAEVEVDRDTFETKILGFWAAQDVGKAIHPVLCAGQVEGGTLQAIGWALYESVVWKNGHIMNPRMTNYVIPTSKDAPLFKTILVEHPFSGGPNGAKGVGELPMDGGAPAVAAAVEQAIDAHCNHLPLLPENLFTYSKNAGTSNIQ, encoded by the coding sequence ATGAGCAACGTCATCGGCACCAACGTGCCGCGCACGGACGGCGCATCGAAGGTCACGGGCGCCGCCCTCTACATCGACGATTATGCGGCCGAGGGGGAGCTCTACGGCGCGACCGTAAGGAGCTCCGTGCCCCGCGGGATCCTGCGCGGCATCCGAAAAGATCCGGCGTTCGACTGGACCGGCATCACCGTGGTCACGGCCGAGGACATCCCTGGTGACAACGTCGTCATGCTCATCGAAGACGACCAACCCGTCCTCGCCTCCAAGGTGATTCAGCACGTCTACGAGCCGGTGGCGCTCATCGCCTGCGCCGATCCCGTGCGCCTGCAGCGCGCGATGAAGGCCATCACCCTGGACATCGAGCCGCTCCCTCCGGTGCTCACCATGGACGAGGCGCTCGCAAAAGAAGAGCGCATCTACCGCGACGACAACGTCTTCAAGAGCTACGTCATCCGCCACCACGTCGACGACGGCGACGAGCAGAAAAATATCGACGCCATCCTCGCGCGCTGCGACGTGGTCCTCTCCGGTCGCTACGAGGTGCACCACCAGGAGCAGCTCTACATCGAGCCCCAGGGCATGATCGCCTGGTGGGACGATGCCGGCGTTCACGTGACCGGCTCCCTCCAGTGTCCGTATTACGTGCACAAGGCCATGAAGCGGGCCTTCGCGCTCGAGGGCGAGAAGGTTCACGTCGCCCAATCGGTGACCGGGGGCGGCTTCGGCGGCAAAGAAGAGTACCCCAGCGTGGTGGCCGTTCACGCCGCGCTCCTGGCGCGCGCGGCCAAGCGCCCCGTGCGCCTCATTTACGGGCGCAAAGAAGATATCGAGGCCACCACCAAGCGCCACCCGGCCCGCTTGGAGATCACCACCGGCTGCGACGAAGATGGAAAGCTGGTGGCGCTCAAGTTCGATTGCGTCATGGACGGTGGCGCCTATGCCACCCTCACGGCGGTCGTTCTTTCGCGCGGCGTGCTGCACGCGGCGGGCGCCTACGAGTGGAAGCACGCGCGGGTCGCGGGCCGCGCGGTGGCGACCAACACGCCGCCCAATGGCGCATTTCGCGGCTTCGGCGCGCCGCAGACCATCTGGGGCATCGAGCGGCACATGGACCGGCTGGCCGAAAAGCTCGGGATGGATCCGCTCGATCTGCGAAAGAAGAACCTCCTCAAGATTGGCTCGTCCACGGTGACGGGGCAAATCATCAAGGAGAGCTGCGGGGTGGAGGAGTGCATCGAGCGCGCCGTGCAGGACAGCGGCTACTACGAAAAGCGCGCCGCCTACGCGAAGGACGCGGGAGACGCGGCGGCGGCGCAGCGCCGCGGCATCGGAGTCTCCGTCTTCATGCACGGCGCGGGGTTCACCGGATCGGGCGAGCGCCGTCTCAAGGGCAAGGTGCAGATCGATCTCGAGCGCGGCGGCAAGCTGCGCATCCGCACCGCCTCGACGGACATCGGGCAGGGGACGGAGACCGTCTTCCGCCAGATCGCCGCCAGCGCGGCCGGTGTTCCGCTCGACGCCATCGAGTTCGAGACACCGTGCACCACCAACGTACCCGACTCGGGCCCCACCGTGGCCTCGCGCACCGTCATGGTGGTGGGCTCCATCGTCTCCACCGCCGCCAAACAAATTGGCGACAAGGTCCGCGCGGCGGGAGGAGCCATCGCCGACCATGCGGCGTTTGCCGCCGCCGGCGATCGCTTGCTCGACAGCGCCAAGGAGCCGGTCACCGCCCTCGTTCAATACGAGCCGCCGGTCGCCAACCAATGGGACGACGACGCCTACCAAGGCGACGCCTACCCCACGTACTCCTGGGGGTGCGACATCGCGGAGGTCGAAGTCGATCGCGACACCTTCGAGACGAAAATCTTGGGCTTCTGGGCTGCACAAGACGTGGGCAAGGCCATTCACCCGGTGCTCTGCGCGGGCCAAGTCGAAGGCGGCACCTTGCAGGCGATTGGGTGGGCCCTCTACGAGTCCGTGGTCTGGAAGAACGGCCACATCATGAACCCGCGAATGACCAATTACGTCATTCCCACCAGCAAGGACGCGCCCCTCTTCAAGACCATCCTGGTCGAGCACCCGTTCTCCGGCGGCCCCAATGGCGCAAAGGGCGTCGGCGAGCTGCCCATGGACGGCGGCGCGCCGGCCGTGGCGGCGGCGGTGGAGCAGGCAATCGATGCACACTGCAACCATTTGCCGCTCCTGCCCGAGAATCTGTTCACCTATTCCAAAAACGCCGGGACGAGTAACATCCAATGA
- a CDS encoding NTP transferase domain-containing protein, which produces MLGAIILGAGRGERLGGPKALLLLEGRTMAERHVERALDVGCDPVVLVVRPEVAQKVDARACPHVRLALSEAPDPAGSLAVGLRTLGECERVLITPVDTLPASKEICARLRAALDLGAMAATPAHRGRGGHPVLCRAEVLADYRAGGADRIDSVPGAEGFPPLRTVLSALGPARVRVEVDEPTIPIDLDTPQDLRQLAGISAPVFAERVVLSPGTPLRLK; this is translated from the coding sequence ATGCTCGGCGCGATCATCCTCGGGGCAGGGCGCGGCGAGCGGCTGGGGGGACCCAAGGCGCTCCTCTTGCTCGAAGGGCGCACCATGGCCGAGCGTCACGTGGAGCGCGCGCTCGATGTAGGGTGCGACCCGGTCGTCCTCGTGGTCCGGCCCGAGGTGGCCCAGAAGGTCGATGCCCGCGCGTGCCCGCATGTGCGCCTGGCCCTCTCCGAGGCGCCCGATCCGGCCGGATCGCTGGCCGTCGGTCTGCGTACGCTGGGAGAATGTGAGCGCGTGCTGATTACGCCGGTGGATACGCTTCCGGCATCGAAGGAAATTTGCGCGAGGTTGCGGGCGGCGCTCGACCTTGGCGCCATGGCCGCGACGCCGGCGCATCGCGGCCGCGGGGGTCATCCGGTGCTCTGCCGGGCCGAGGTGCTGGCCGATTATCGCGCGGGCGGCGCCGACCGCATCGATTCGGTCCCGGGAGCCGAGGGCTTTCCACCGCTGCGCACGGTGCTCTCGGCGTTGGGGCCGGCGCGGGTGCGGGTCGAGGTCGACGAGCCGACCATCCCCATCGATTTGGATACACCGCAAGATCTGCGTCAGCTCGCGGGCATCTCCGCCCCCGTCTTTGCGGAGCGTGTAGTCCTTTCGCCGGGTACACCTTTACGTCTAAAGTAG
- a CDS encoding XdhC/CoxI family protein produces MAKLIPLHHPPVPLVKSLAEPGLPSPMPADVPRVLEMAAERARRGISGAMATVIARHGSAPATPGQKLYVGTDGAAFGTVGGGAIEREVLGALQEMLARPVGKKVPAGHQIRNFRLGPELGMCCGGQADLLFEPIEALTPCLLIGAGHVATATAPLLARVGFAVTVCDSRETWGGDEGRIPGVRMVMGDYDEVGEGISRDGVVAVMTHDHALDQDAIEWALRQGFAYVGGVGSRAKAQRTRDRLEAKGFSLEDRERVRMPIGVDIRARLPEEIAVAIAAELIAWLKSR; encoded by the coding sequence ATGGCGAAGCTGATCCCGCTCCATCACCCCCCGGTGCCCCTGGTGAAAAGTCTCGCCGAGCCTGGTTTACCGAGCCCCATGCCGGCCGACGTGCCGCGCGTGCTCGAGATGGCCGCCGAGCGCGCGCGCCGCGGAATTTCTGGTGCAATGGCCACCGTGATCGCCCGCCATGGGTCGGCCCCCGCCACCCCTGGGCAAAAGTTGTACGTGGGGACCGATGGCGCCGCGTTCGGGACCGTCGGGGGTGGGGCCATCGAGCGCGAGGTGCTCGGCGCGCTGCAGGAGATGCTCGCGCGCCCCGTGGGAAAGAAGGTCCCTGCGGGCCATCAGATCCGCAATTTTCGGCTTGGACCCGAGCTGGGTATGTGCTGCGGAGGCCAGGCCGACCTTTTGTTCGAGCCCATCGAAGCGCTCACGCCGTGCCTCTTGATCGGCGCCGGCCACGTGGCCACGGCCACCGCACCCCTGCTCGCCCGCGTGGGCTTTGCGGTCACCGTGTGCGATTCGCGCGAAACCTGGGGCGGCGACGAGGGCCGCATCCCCGGGGTGCGCATGGTCATGGGCGACTACGACGAGGTGGGCGAAGGCATTTCCCGGGATGGAGTCGTCGCCGTGATGACCCACGACCATGCGCTCGACCAAGACGCCATCGAGTGGGCGCTCCGTCAGGGCTTCGCCTATGTGGGCGGCGTCGGAAGCCGCGCCAAGGCGCAGCGCACGCGCGACCGCTTGGAGGCCAAAGGGTTTTCGCTCGAGGACCGCGAGCGGGTGCGCATGCCCATTGGCGTGGACATTCGTGCGCGCCTGCCCGAGGAAATCGCGGTGGCCATCGCGGCCGAGTTGATCGCGTGGCTCAAATCGCGGTGA
- the glgC gene encoding glucose-1-phosphate adenylyltransferase, which translates to MVAWNSIDLRQVLVMILAGGEGKRLHPLTLERAKPAVPFGGRYRIIDIVLSNFVNSGLTRVKVLTQYKSASLEEHISRVWRLSPILDNWIEPIPAQQRRGKQWYRGSADAVFQCMHVIHDEKPEQVAIFGGDHVYKMDVRQMLSYHVDRNADATVAVIPIPKHEAIDFGVVEVDAKGKIVAFHEKKKDAPTMPGRPDMCLASMGNYLFKTDALVRELEADARLEESAHDFGHDILPRMVAAGQEVWAYDFATNRVPGEDSPNLGYWRDVGTVDAYWQAQMDLIETHPQFNLYNKRWPIRTGATHDPPAKFVFRDEAQARVGTATESLVSHGCIISGGRIHRSVLSVGCRTNSFSEVVESVLFEGVQIGRYARIRKCIVDKDVEIPQGAEIGYNLEADRQRFAVTDQGVVVIPKRAKLK; encoded by the coding sequence ATGGTGGCGTGGAACAGCATCGATCTCAGGCAAGTGCTCGTCATGATCCTCGCCGGCGGCGAGGGAAAGCGGCTCCATCCCCTCACCCTCGAGCGCGCAAAACCCGCGGTCCCCTTTGGCGGGCGCTATCGCATTATCGATATCGTTTTATCCAACTTCGTCAATTCGGGGCTGACGCGCGTCAAAGTGCTCACCCAATACAAGAGCGCGTCGCTGGAAGAGCATATTTCCCGCGTCTGGCGATTGTCGCCCATTCTGGACAACTGGATCGAGCCCATTCCGGCTCAGCAAAGGCGCGGCAAACAATGGTACCGCGGGTCCGCCGACGCGGTGTTCCAATGCATGCACGTCATCCACGACGAGAAGCCGGAGCAGGTCGCCATCTTCGGCGGTGACCACGTGTACAAGATGGATGTACGGCAGATGCTCAGCTACCACGTCGACCGGAACGCCGACGCCACGGTGGCCGTCATCCCCATTCCAAAGCACGAGGCCATCGACTTCGGCGTCGTCGAGGTCGACGCCAAGGGAAAGATCGTGGCCTTCCACGAGAAGAAGAAGGACGCGCCCACCATGCCGGGGAGGCCCGACATGTGCCTGGCCTCCATGGGGAACTACCTGTTCAAGACCGATGCGCTGGTGCGCGAGCTCGAGGCCGACGCGCGCCTCGAGGAGAGCGCGCACGACTTCGGCCACGACATTTTGCCCCGCATGGTCGCGGCGGGGCAGGAGGTGTGGGCCTACGATTTTGCGACCAACCGGGTCCCGGGCGAGGATTCCCCCAACCTCGGCTACTGGCGCGACGTGGGCACGGTCGACGCGTACTGGCAGGCCCAGATGGACCTCATCGAGACCCATCCTCAATTCAATCTGTACAACAAGCGCTGGCCCATTCGCACCGGCGCCACTCACGATCCGCCGGCCAAGTTCGTCTTCCGCGATGAAGCGCAAGCGCGCGTGGGCACCGCCACGGAGTCGCTCGTCTCACATGGGTGCATCATCTCGGGCGGGCGCATCCATCGGAGCGTGCTCAGCGTGGGTTGCCGCACGAATTCGTTCAGCGAGGTGGTGGAGAGCGTACTCTTCGAGGGGGTGCAAATCGGTCGCTATGCGCGCATCCGAAAGTGCATCGTCGACAAGGACGTCGAAATCCCACAGGGCGCGGAGATCGGCTACAACCTCGAGGCCGACCGGCAACGGTTCGCCGTCACCGATCAGGGCGTGGTGGTCATCCCGAAACGGGCGAAGCTGAAGTAG
- a CDS encoding metallophosphoesterase: MREEAAQRHRSVDTGRTVIVGDVHGCRAELETLLDRIAFHTGDRLVFAGDLVARGPDSRGVLQVARRTGAIVVRGNHDAKILAYREAAKEKKRPPVALGKNHLGVVESLTDPDWAVLETSSLYVDLPEHGVRVVHAGVLPGIPIEEQDPKVLLHIRTVSDGALWGERYAGPPHIVFGHNAVERLQIHPWATGLDTGCVYGGRLSALVLEHGQSIPQDRPERLALIVSVPAGRVYYDPITKNPVDS; this comes from the coding sequence ATGCGAGAAGAAGCAGCACAGCGCCATCGATCCGTCGATACGGGCCGCACCGTCATCGTGGGGGACGTCCACGGTTGCCGCGCGGAGCTGGAGACCTTGCTCGACCGCATCGCCTTCCACACCGGCGATCGCCTGGTCTTCGCCGGCGATCTCGTGGCCCGCGGCCCGGACTCACGCGGCGTCCTCCAGGTAGCACGCCGCACCGGCGCCATCGTGGTTCGCGGCAACCACGACGCCAAGATCCTCGCCTACCGCGAGGCGGCCAAGGAAAAGAAGCGACCGCCCGTCGCCCTGGGGAAGAACCACCTCGGCGTGGTGGAATCGCTCACCGATCCCGATTGGGCGGTGCTGGAGACCTCATCGCTCTACGTGGATCTTCCGGAGCACGGCGTGCGCGTGGTGCACGCCGGCGTTCTGCCGGGCATCCCCATCGAGGAGCAAGATCCGAAGGTGCTCCTTCATATCCGCACCGTCTCCGACGGCGCGCTCTGGGGCGAGCGGTATGCGGGGCCTCCGCACATCGTGTTCGGCCACAACGCCGTCGAGCGGCTGCAGATTCACCCGTGGGCCACCGGGCTCGATACTGGATGCGTCTATGGCGGGAGGCTCTCCGCGTTGGTGCTCGAGCACGGGCAGTCGATCCCGCAGGACCGCCCGGAGCGCTTGGCGCTCATCGTCTCGGTGCCCGCGGGGCGCGTCTATTACGATCCGATTACGAAGAATCCCGTCGATTCGTAG
- the vgrG gene encoding type VI secretion system tip protein VgrG — protein MPSTPDTANSLFATLHEDIAYKLEITDVEASLLRVASYRGNEALSELFRYTITVATDSEPESIASLEEALGRDATFTIECDGKIAYVVHGIITAVEPDGAFVGKTQARVVFVLEPRLANLRYSGGFRIFQDMAAHEIINAICEPENIERSWHVHGVPAKREYCTQFNESDLDFVARIASEEGMHYFFVHDDKKTTMVFANEPKGYPEIEKKIEIAFNETVGAADSEHVRSIGRAQSIRTGAFEHRDFDFLEPNRTLAARAVMQGKETTGNSHKREVRGYPGGFIDKDGVGKKRAQMRLEELRSEALVFSGAARSLRFSAGHSFTLAGHREDGFNRKLLLTSITTCGAVQRAVGGGFRGANELTTFTAVPAETPIHPKRKAKPRSRLQSARVVGPADGDPYVDEHGRVKVQFFWDRDGKFDAKSSCWVRMMAPVAHMNEGFWQAHKVGSEVMVGFLDDDIDRPMILGALYNAAQTPVYPLPEQVAKSVWRTNSIPGNKGFNEITQDNAAGKERIFLHAQRALQETVGHNHTTNVAASQSNAVGAHQSVSVGAARDVTVGANETTKIKKHRKETVDSGEDVMVTGHREHIVKGGNEHLTVTSANRTVDVSAGNHTTNVKPGLTTLESQNWTGHATEKISLTGDKEVFVEQGDTTLKLESENVTLDVAGETKVSHAGTTARIENSGKVTITASPALAIRCAGAELAMGGGNVALSAPTEITLAVGASGIKISEQSVETTATVISSMGLLNEVAGGEVKFN, from the coding sequence ATGCCTAGCACCCCCGACACCGCAAATTCCCTCTTCGCCACCCTCCACGAAGACATCGCGTACAAGCTCGAAATCACGGATGTCGAAGCCTCCCTCTTGCGCGTCGCATCGTACCGAGGCAACGAGGCGCTATCGGAGCTCTTCCGATACACGATTACGGTGGCCACCGATTCGGAGCCGGAGTCGATCGCGAGCCTCGAAGAGGCGCTTGGGCGCGACGCCACGTTCACCATCGAGTGCGACGGCAAGATCGCCTACGTCGTGCACGGCATTATTACCGCCGTCGAGCCGGACGGCGCGTTCGTCGGTAAGACGCAGGCGCGCGTGGTCTTCGTGCTCGAGCCGCGCTTGGCGAATCTTCGCTACAGTGGTGGGTTTCGAATTTTTCAGGATATGGCGGCCCACGAAATTATCAATGCGATCTGTGAGCCGGAGAACATCGAGCGCAGTTGGCACGTTCACGGCGTTCCGGCGAAGCGTGAATATTGCACGCAATTCAATGAGTCGGATTTGGACTTCGTCGCCCGCATCGCCAGTGAAGAAGGGATGCACTATTTCTTCGTCCACGACGACAAGAAGACCACGATGGTCTTCGCGAACGAGCCGAAGGGCTACCCGGAGATCGAAAAGAAGATCGAAATTGCCTTCAACGAGACCGTCGGCGCGGCTGACTCGGAGCATGTACGCAGCATCGGGCGGGCGCAGAGCATTCGCACGGGCGCCTTCGAGCACCGCGACTTCGACTTTCTCGAACCGAATCGGACCCTCGCGGCGCGTGCGGTGATGCAGGGCAAAGAGACGACCGGCAATTCGCACAAGCGCGAGGTGCGCGGTTATCCTGGCGGATTCATCGACAAGGACGGCGTGGGAAAGAAACGCGCGCAAATGCGCCTGGAGGAATTGCGCTCGGAGGCCCTCGTGTTCTCGGGCGCGGCGCGATCGTTGCGCTTTTCGGCGGGGCACTCGTTCACGCTCGCGGGGCATCGCGAGGATGGCTTCAACCGCAAATTGCTTTTGACGAGCATCACCACGTGTGGCGCGGTGCAACGCGCTGTCGGCGGCGGCTTTCGAGGCGCGAATGAACTGACGACGTTCACAGCGGTGCCGGCCGAAACGCCGATTCACCCTAAACGCAAGGCGAAGCCGCGGAGTCGCTTGCAGAGTGCACGGGTCGTGGGGCCCGCGGACGGCGATCCGTATGTCGATGAGCACGGCCGCGTCAAAGTGCAGTTCTTCTGGGATCGCGACGGGAAGTTCGATGCGAAAAGTTCGTGCTGGGTACGTATGATGGCCCCCGTTGCCCATATGAATGAGGGCTTTTGGCAAGCGCACAAAGTCGGTTCCGAGGTCATGGTGGGGTTTCTCGACGACGACATCGATCGACCGATGATTCTAGGGGCCCTTTACAACGCGGCGCAAACGCCCGTGTATCCGCTGCCGGAGCAGGTGGCCAAGAGCGTGTGGAGGACGAACAGCATCCCCGGGAACAAGGGATTCAACGAGATTACGCAAGACAACGCTGCGGGAAAGGAACGGATCTTCCTTCACGCGCAGCGTGCTCTCCAAGAGACCGTCGGGCACAATCACACCACGAACGTCGCGGCGAGTCAGAGCAACGCCGTGGGGGCGCATCAGTCGGTGTCCGTGGGGGCAGCGCGCGATGTCACGGTGGGCGCGAACGAGACGACGAAGATCAAGAAGCACCGGAAAGAAACGGTCGACAGCGGCGAAGACGTGATGGTGACAGGCCATCGCGAGCACATCGTGAAGGGTGGAAACGAGCACCTGACGGTCACCTCCGCCAATCGCACGGTCGATGTCTCGGCGGGAAATCACACGACGAATGTGAAACCCGGGCTTACGACCCTCGAGTCGCAAAATTGGACGGGGCACGCGACCGAGAAAATCTCTCTGACGGGAGACAAGGAGGTCTTCGTGGAGCAGGGGGACACGACGTTGAAGCTCGAGAGCGAGAATGTCACCCTCGACGTCGCCGGGGAGACGAAGGTCTCGCACGCGGGAACGACCGCTCGAATCGAGAACAGCGGCAAGGTCACGATAACGGCATCGCCTGCGCTGGCGATCCGGTGCGCGGGTGCCGAGCTCGCGATGGGCGGCGGCAACGTGGCGCTGTCTGCGCCAACCGAGATTACGCTTGCCGTAGGGGCGAGCGGCATCAAGATCAGCGAGCAGAGCGTCGAGACCACAGCGACCGTCATCAGCTCGATGGGCCTCCTGAACGAGGTGGCGGGAGGCGAGGTGAAATTCAATTGA